The stretch of DNA AGTATTAGTCATCACAACCGTGAGTTCTCGATGCTATTCTTGAAGAAGTGCTGCGGTTCTGGACTGAACCGCACGAAGTTTTCTTACTCTCGATTGTGCCCGGCGTGCTCTTCGGGTGGAGGCTCTTGATCAGCAAGCGGCGCGACCTTATCGGCACACTTCAGCATTGATGCACCGTAGTAAGGATTGCGAACGGCGGCGTCGGTTTGAATCCAACTTGCACCACGTCCATCGAAAGCCATCGGGCAATGCAACTCATAGAGTTGATCGCTATTCGGCAGGCCGAAAGTGCGTTGCAGCGTCAGCAACTCCTCCGACAGAAGAGCAAAAGCCGAACGGAGGGATTCGAGGTCGTTGGCCGTCGCCAAACGGGCAGCAATTGTCGACAAGCTGCTCAATTCGGCCGTCCAACGTTCAGCCGCCTTTCCGTCGAGTGATTGGGAATTCAGGGAACTTACCGCTTGGTGAAGGCCGGAGATCGCGGCCGCCGCAGCACGTGCGTCATCAGCCGCCAGAGCGTTGGAGATTGCAAGGTATGGGCGAACAATCTGGCTCAACTGATTGCGAAACTCAGCCGGAATATCGAGACTTTGTTCTTCCATCTGATGTTGTCCGTGCGACAATCCAAACATTGCCTGAAGCCGCTCGGTGTGACGCTTCGTGACCAAGTAGATGCGATCCGCATCTTGTAACGAGTCTATTTCTTTGCCTTCCACGGCATCATTTCTTAGCAGCATCTCAAACTCTTCGAGTTGGGCGCGCATGTCACCAGACAATAGACCTTCGTCTAATGAAGACACGGCCGTGCCAAGCTGTGAGTAGGCATTGCGAATCGCTTGCAGCTCCGCCTCTTCAATTGCCTCACCAACGAAAGCCACGGATCCCAAGACTTGATGCAACTGCGCTTGCAACGCGGGTGGGAGTGACATACCGGGCGGCCCCGCCATTTGCATCGACTCGCCATTAGCGGTCGGCTCCGAATCGACGCCGTGGTTGTGGCCGCCACCTCCCCCGCCGCCTTCGGGCGTCATCATTGAGGGCTTTGCGGAAATCTGCAGGGCACTGTCGAGCTTGAAAGTGCCGTTAGTAACAATCAGCTCACCTTCTTCAAGCCCCGATTTGACGAGGTAGTAGTCGCCGGCACGCGGGCCAAGCACAATCTCTCGGCCTTCGTAGGTTGGCTCTGGCGCATCGGGAACCTGGACATAGACGATGGCCCTCGTTCCTGTTAGCAACGCCGCCGAAACGGGAATTACCAATGGCTTGGCAGTGTCGCTGGGTTCGGCTGTAACGTAGCCCAGCGTCTCCGCTCGAACCAATGGCATCCCGCAGATGTCGCAATTTCCTGGTCCATCTTTCACGATTTCTGGGTGCATTGGGCTGATCCATTTTCCCGCCAGC from Botrimarina mediterranea encodes:
- a CDS encoding efflux RND transporter periplasmic adaptor subunit — translated: MNVDRKSGLLSKLIAEHRWKLLVVQAVCFLALGFALAWSFRGAPTDGTSASEPGVSAPKDSPSIWTCSMHPQIRRDGPGSCPICGMDLVPVKKSVGGIRTVSISPDVRKLMNIETVPVAHRYVTAEVRMVGKVEYDETRLAHITAWVSGRLDRLFVDFTGVQVDKGDHMVSIYSEELYSAQEELIQSLKYQSERPSSTRFTPSVDLAESAREKLRLLGITDKQIQEIEQRARPSDHLTIYSPVSGIVIAKLRQEGDRVRTGDRIYSVADLTQLWVQLDAYESDLPWLRYGQDVEFTTEAYPGDVFHGRIAFIDPVLNAATRTVKVRVNVSNKDGRLKPEMFVRAIVRSKIAAGGRVLDASLAGKWISPMHPEIVKDGPGNCDICGMPLVRAETLGYVTAEPSDTAKPLVIPVSAALLTGTRAIVYVQVPDAPEPTYEGREIVLGPRAGDYYLVKSGLEEGELIVTNGTFKLDSALQISAKPSMMTPEGGGGGGGHNHGVDSEPTANGESMQMAGPPGMSLPPALQAQLHQVLGSVAFVGEAIEEAELQAIRNAYSQLGTAVSSLDEGLLSGDMRAQLEEFEMLLRNDAVEGKEIDSLQDADRIYLVTKRHTERLQAMFGLSHGQHQMEEQSLDIPAEFRNQLSQIVRPYLAISNALAADDARAAAAAISGLHQAVSSLNSQSLDGKAAERWTAELSSLSTIAARLATANDLESLRSAFALLSEELLTLQRTFGLPNSDQLYELHCPMAFDGRGASWIQTDAAVRNPYYGASMLKCADKVAPLADQEPPPEEHAGHNRE